In Theobroma cacao cultivar B97-61/B2 chromosome 7, Criollo_cocoa_genome_V2, whole genome shotgun sequence, the genomic window ATTAGAGATGGAGAGACGATAGTTTCAGTAGCTGGAATATACGAAATAGGATTCTTTAGCCCCGGTGCTAGCAGGAAAAGATACTTGGGAATATGGTACAAGAAAATGTCTGTCCAGAATGTTGTATGGGTGGCCAACAGAGAAGTGCCCCTCAATGATTCATCAGGTGTGCTAAAAGTTACCAACCAGGGGATTCTAGTCCTTCTAAATCATGATGGTGGCATCGTTTGGTCTTCCAACGCATCCAAACCTGTTCGTAGTCCAGTAGCACAGCTCTTGAATTCAGGAAACCTCATtgtgaaagagaagaatgaCACTAATCCTGAAAACTTCTTGTGGCAGAGCTTTGATTATCCTTGTGATACACTTCTACCAGGCATGAAGCTAGGAAGGAACTTCAAATCAGGTCTGGATAGTTACCTGTCATCCTGGAAGAGTCTTGATGATCCTTCTCGTGGTAATTTCACATACCGGTATGAGGTTGGTGGATTTCCAGAGCTGAAACTGAGAGAGGGATCAATCGTCCGTTTTCGCAGTGGCCCTTGGAATGGAATGCGGTTTAGTGGCACAACTGGACTAAAACTAAACCCTATATTTACTTTCGGAGTTGTGTTCAACAAGAGGGAGGTATATTACAGTTACAAGGATCGTAAGGAGTCAATTCCTTCGAGGATGGTGTTAACTCAGAATGGACTTTGGCAGCGCCTCAATTGGATTGATAGAAAACAAAGTTGGGATGTTTATACAACAGTACAAAAGGATGACTGCGACAATTATGcacagtgtggtgcaaatggTAGCTGCAACATAAATGACTCCCCTGAATGCAGTTGCTTGAAAGGATTTGTGCCGaaatttccaaatcaatggaaCATTAAACAATGGTCAGATGGGTGTGTCCGAAAGACACCATTAAACTGCTCTACTGATGGCTTTATAAAGTACTCTGGGGTCAAGTTGCCAGATTCAGGAAAATCCTGGTTTAACTACAGTATAAACCTTGATGGGTGCAAGAATCTCTGTAAAAAAGACTGCTCCTGTACTGCTTATGCAAATTTGGATATACGAGGAGGATGGAGTGGTTGCCTGCTTTGGTTTGTTGACTTGATTGATATTAGAAATTTCACTGAAAATGGGCAAGAAATTTATATAAGGATGGCTGCATCAGAACTAGGTATGAAATTTTCAGTTATAATAATGTTCTATAGTTTAACATAGTCTTACCTGCTTAGCATCTGGATCAGAGTTTGGAATTTGCCTGTTATTTGAACCAACTGGCCTGAGTTGTGAGCTGTGACCTTAACTGATTAATTTATAAGCattataggaaaaaaaattaatattccatttttattGTACTTTTTAATTCTTGATTTCTGCTATGATTTTCTTGATGACCAGGCCAAACTCAGAGTACTAAATCCAATGGCAAGAAAAGAATGAGGATTGCAGTCATGTCTGTAATATCTGCAGCAGTGTTGATCTTCGGGCTAGCCCTGGTCATGTATTGTTGGAGGAAGACGTACCGTATAATGCCTGGTACTACATCTCTGTCATATTATAAgactctttcttttcttttttttgtaatttcaatCCAGTTTTATACCATCCTTAAAGGGAGAATGTTGCCACATCTAGATATATTATAGCATAGGAATTcactgaaaattttcaattgagACAATCATGCAGGCAAATAACTCACTCAAATAACTTTATGATTAGATTAACTCAACTACTTTGGTTTTGAAGAAAAcaagttttattatttaagcTCATGGAAACTAGCTCTTCTAGTTTCTTGGAAGACAAAGAATATCTCATATTAGAgtaaaaaattcaatcaatTCAATCCTGGAAAGAACTGCTCCCTTCAGaaaatgataacaaaacagAACTTGCTAACGGTGGTGctaaaacaagagaaaaagttgtACCTGAGAGAGACTACATGAATTGAGCAAAAATCCATTGCATAGACTATAGTATATTGATTGTGCATTGCACAGATCACTTGCTTTCGCACATGCAGGATTTACATTGATTTCAGGAAATGTAGTTAATAATATTGACAGTAGTGGTTGTTAACTGACATGAAAAACATggtaaagctttagagtgAAAAATATGGTTGAGGAAACAGTGGAAAGGGATGCCTGGTATTCAGTTTTATAATTGTATAGCTTCCCTTAATGTAACAGGCCTCGAACTTATTCGATACAAGACTTTTCTGAGCTTTTTATTTGTGAATTCGTAATGATAAACGAGACTTTTTGCAAACACACTGCTTGTGCTGTGTCGCTTACATTTACCGGAGCTGCTAACTTTGCAGGATTGCTGAACTTTCTCCATGTAATCAGTTCTAATGTCAAAAATCTTAAGGAGGATCTAGAGTTACCATCTTTTGACTTATCCACAATTGCCTGTGCAACCGATAACTTTTCGCCAGAAAAGAAACTCGGAGAAGGTGGCTTTGGATCTGTCTATAAGGTAGCAATCTGATAAACTGCAATGCAGCCTGTTGACTTTTGCAACTCAATGATGTTTTTTGGTTGATACAGTAGCAACTCTATGATATCACCTCTCTGTACTGACATATAAAAGCTTCGAACTTCTACattttttacaaaatgaaATCCCCCCCCTCTTTTGCCTCTATCTTTTCTGGGGGGTGGTAGTCAGTATGGTTTTGTTAGGCCAAGAGAGCAATATATCACAAATTATCTGGTTACAAACTTTTCAGGGTGTCTTCAAGAATGGACAAGAGTTTGCTGTGAAGAGGCTATCAAAGAGTTCTAGACAAGGACTTGATGAGTTCAAAAATGAAGTCATACACACTGCAAAACTTAAGCACAGGAACTTAGTGACACTTCTAGGATGCTGTATTGAAGCCGATGAAAAGTTATTGATCTATGAATTTATGCCTAACAAAAGCCTCGacttctttatttttggtatgttTTAATTTCTCCAAGCTCGGAAATTAATGTCAGTTGTTTTACTTTAGTTCTTCAACCGTGTAATCTCTACCTTCAATCTTCTCTTTTACGCCTTCAGGAGTTATATACAGTGATCTATGAGCAATAAATTGGCTTTGAATTGTGTTAAAAACTAAGCAGATCAATGTCAAAGCATGTCACTTGATTGGCCTACTCGTTACCACATTATCAACGGGATAGCTCGTGGGCTCCTTTATCTCCATCAAGATTCAAGGCAAAGAATAATACACAGAGATATGAAAGCTGGTAATGTTCTATTAGACAATGAAATGAATCCGAAAATTTCAGACTTTGGCCTGGCTAGAGGTTTTGGAGAAAAGGAAGCCAGAGCTAGTACAAAGAAAGTGATTGGAACATAGTAAGCAATACTAACATGAAACTGATCGTACCTTACTACctatatttaaagaaatcTTCACATCATTGAATCgtgaataattaatttatgtaACATTTGTGATTTCATGCAGTGGTTACATGGCTCCAGAGTATGCAATTAATGGAGTCTACTCGACTAAATCTGATGTCTTTAGCTTTGGTGTACTGGTACTAGAGATACTGAGTGGGAAGAGAAACAGGGGATTCTGCCATCCAGATCACCAGCATAATCTCCTTGGACATGTAAGTGTGATTAAGATCTTATTAACAGTTAACATTAAATCTACTATTATTAAAGTGGTGTTTGTTGCATAGGCATGGAGACTATTTGTTGAAGGGAAAGCATTGGAGTTAATTGCATCACCAATTAGGGAAACCAGCAATCCTTGTGAAGTGCTACGGTCAATTCATGTAGGTCTGTTGTGCGTGCAACGAAGTGCACAAGACAGACCAAACATGTCTAAAGTGGTTCTGATGTTGGGTACTCAAGGTCCCTTGCCTCAGCCTACACAACCAGGTTTTTTCACCGAAAGGGATCTGGTTGAACCCAGTTCTTCATCAGGGCATCGCAAACTGGTGTTGTCTAATGATTTCACCATTACAGAAGTAGAAGCAAGATAATTGAC contains:
- the LOC18593762 gene encoding G-type lectin S-receptor-like serine/threonine-protein kinase At4g27290, with amino-acid sequence MKGFATLFCLSFFSISTAVDTLNVTQSIRDGETIVSVAGIYEIGFFSPGASRKRYLGIWYKKMSVQNVVWVANREVPLNDSSGVLKVTNQGILVLLNHDGGIVWSSNASKPVRSPVAQLLNSGNLIVKEKNDTNPENFLWQSFDYPCDTLLPGMKLGRNFKSGLDSYLSSWKSLDDPSRGNFTYRYEVGGFPELKLREGSIVRFRSGPWNGMRFSGTTGLKLNPIFTFGVVFNKREVYYSYKDRKESIPSRMVLTQNGLWQRLNWIDRKQSWDVYTTVQKDDCDNYAQCGANGSCNINDSPECSCLKGFVPKFPNQWNIKQWSDGCVRKTPLNCSTDGFIKYSGVKLPDSGKSWFNYSINLDGCKNLCKKDCSCTAYANLDIRGGWSGCLLWFVDLIDIRNFTENGQEIYIRMAASELGQTQSTKSNGKKRMRIAVMSVISAAVLIFGLALVMYCWRKTYRIMPGLLNFLHVISSNVKNLKEDLELPSFDLSTIACATDNFSPEKKLGEGGFGSVYKGVFKNGQEFAVKRLSKSSRQGLDEFKNEVIHTAKLKHRNLVTLLGCCIEADEKLLIYEFMPNKSLDFFIFDQCQSMSLDWPTRYHIINGIARGLLYLHQDSRQRIIHRDMKAGNVLLDNEMNPKISDFGLARGFGEKEARASTKKVIGTYGYMAPEYAINGVYSTKSDVFSFGVLVLEILSGKRNRGFCHPDHQHNLLGHAWRLFVEGKALELIASPIRETSNPCEVLRSIHVGLLCVQRSAQDRPNMSKVVLMLGTQGPLPQPTQPGFFTERDLVEPSSSSGHRKLVLSNDFTITEVEAR